A DNA window from Ostrea edulis chromosome 5, xbOstEdul1.1, whole genome shotgun sequence contains the following coding sequences:
- the LOC125649606 gene encoding protein dispatched homolog 1-like isoform X4 — MCHIEDYHIRTHSTFATNCQTKINKQCCLSWSLGNYVAMLSDKRDCSSITEQDVKMTKDLLTSCAGHYYNTTLKSTCDTDKKSRHFCSGIPKKCIKFQSVYNILHHIADVNFVHPNKQNQEPFLTYAVTFLPVVGGVDSVELFKHIESWPKDFGDEVRVSGANFGIKDTLFNQHLIADSVWLLISGIVIFLLLWLYSLSIFVTIMTFFMMFWSLEMAYLLYIMVFDISFFPYMNLVAVIIILAIGADDVFIYVKVWEMAKSERNNGTFEKIVSDTLKNGSVSMFVTSLTTAAALYCNAFSSITSIKCFSIYAGTAVLCNFVLVVTWMPASIVIYEKWCNCEKLYNPELGPRKNVCYYICKLPQQTYHKISDWCRILFEKLLPFVIIRGKFIWLVALSVLGILGIVVIFFYPRLKLPSSEKFQVFSSDHLMERYDFGLSDQFWFERQQRKQEILPLRFVWGIEATDTGSNLDPTDKGDIVFDGSFDPTTPEAQIWLLNFCQDLRQMDFYQNVGGFEQTNCFFEFFSHFMQQPCSTDFYNQKPCCNYSTSIIKSPDLMQCIPVYIPSLMNSPSVIYNSFTPGPRFTNGRLSALIVEFYSNFHFTTSFPNMSSFYTSVDQFLDEKLKSAPSEIKNGWFISELEFFSVQKSLSDETPMTLGISLIIVTIVTFLTTLNFLISIFAIVSIAFVMFVTIASLTLLGWELNILESVVITVAVGLSIDFTLHIGVSFRNSPDLSKDMRIVSTTSKLGGVVTMAAITTFLAGALMMPSTILAYQKFGTFLMIVISTSWLYAVFFFQSLLCVLGPHGGFGQLHWPSFKFCSRSDKKHVDKTVYLTTESTSSYYPALSSFSEPSQDMEIQSNTHKASLFQHRRSRSRGHYVKAETRSDSPESDRSERKEGQVKFSGGSEIGETASEVRDDWTVSGADDSVFDEPRGLTINELEGRYLSVKPSPIEIHFAESLT, encoded by the coding sequence ATGTGCCATATAGAAGACTACCACATTCGCACACATTCCACATTTGCCACAAATTGCCAGACAAAGATAAATAAACAGTGTTGCCTTAGCTGGTCTCTGGGCAACTATGTTGCTATGTTGTCTGACAAGAGAGACTGTTCTTCCATCACTGAGCAGGATGTGAAGATGACCAAAGACCTACTGACATCATGTGCTGGACATTACTACAACACAACACTTAAATCTACTTGTGATACAGATAAAAAATCTCGCCATTTTTGCTCAGGAATTCCTAAAAAGTGTATAAAATTCCAGTCAGTATACAATATACTGCACCACATAGCGGATGTGAACTTCGTGcacccaaacaaacaaaatcaagaACCGTTTCTGACGTATGCTGTGACGTTTTTGCCCGTGGTAGGTGGAGTTGACTCAGTAGAGCTATTTAAACACATCGAATCATGGCCGAAAGACTTCGGTGATGAAGTCCGCGTTTCTGGTGCTAATTTCGGAATTAAGGATACATTATTCAACCAACATTTAATTGCAGATAGTGTATGGCTTCTGATATCCGGCATTGttatatttttgttgttatggTTGTACAGTTTGTCCATATTTGTTACTATAATGACATTCTTCATGATGTTCTGGTCACTAGAGATGGCCTATCTTTTATATATCATGGTGTTTGACATCAGTTTCTTCCCCTACATGAATCTCGTTGCCGTTATAATAATTCTTGCCATTGGAGCAGACGATGTCTTCATTTATGTCAAAGTTTGGGAAATGGCTAAATCGGAACGAAATAATGGTACTTTCGAAAAAATCGTGTCGGACACTTTAAAGAATGGAAGTGTGTCGATGTTTGTGACGAGTCTGACGACTGCAGCTGCTCTGTATTGCAATGCTTTCAGCTCCATCACTTCCATTAAATGTTTCAGTATATACGCAGGAACTGCTGTTCTGTGTAACTTTGTTCTCGTTGTTACGTGGATGCCGGCATCCattgttatttatgaaaaatggtGCAACTGTGAAAAACTCTATAACCCTGAACTCGGTCCACGAAAAAATGTGTGCTATTATATATGTAAACTACCGCAGCAAACATATCACAAAATTTCAGACTGGTGCAGAATCCTTTTCGAAAAACTGCTTCCGTTTGTTATCATTCGTGGTAAATTTATATGGTTAGTGGCGCTTAGCGTGTTAGGTATTCTAGGAATAGTTGTTATATTTTTTTACCCAAGACTAAAACTTCCGTCTTCAGAGAAATTCCAAGTGTTTTCATCGGACCATTTGATGGAGAGGTATGACTTTGGTTTGAGCGATCAGTTTTGGTTCGAGAGACAACAACGAAAACAAGAGATCCTTCCACTGCGATTTGTATGGGGGATTGAGGCGACCGATACGGGTTCGAACCTTGATCCCACTGACAAAGGAGACATCGTTTTTGATGGAAGTTTTGACCCTACAACTCCAGAAGCTCAAATATGGCTGCTGAATTTTTGTCAGGACTTACGTCAAATGGATTTCTACCAAAATGTTGGGGGATTTGAGCAGACGAACTGCTTCTTCGAGTTCTTCAGTCATTTCATGCAACAGCCATGTTCTACTGACTTTTATAATCAGAAACCATGTTGTAATTACAGCACGAGCATAATAAAGTCCCCGGATCTAATGCAGTGTATTCCAGTCTACATTCCGTCTTTGATGAACTCTCCAAGCGTAATATACAACTCATTTACGCCTGGTCCAAGATTTACTAATGGCAGACTCAGTGCCTTAATCGTTGAATTCTACAGCAACTTTCATTTCACTACATCTTTTCCCAATATGTCTAGCTTTTACACTAGTGTTGACCAATTCCTTGACGAGAAATTAAAATCTGCTCCATCTGAAATTAAGAATGGCTGGTTCATTAGCGAACTGGAGTTTTTCAGTGTCCAAAAAAGTCTTAGTGATGAGACACCAATGACTTTGGGGATTTCGCTCATCATTGTAACAATTGTGACTTTTTTGAcaactttgaattttttgatCAGCATTTTTGCTATTGTGAGCATCGCGTTTGTAATGTTCGTTACCATAGCTTCATTGACTCTCTTGGGCTGGGAACTAAACATTCTGGAATCTGTAGTGATCACAGTGGCAGTTGGACTGTCCATAGACTTCACATTACACATAGGAGTATCATTTCGAAACTCTCCAGATCTCAGTAAAGATATGCGCATAGTGTCCACCACCAGTAAACTTGGTGGAGTGGTTACCATGGCAGCTATTACCACATTCCTAGCGGGAGCACTAATGATGCCATCGACCATTTTGGCGTACCAAAAATTCGGGACCTTTCTGATGATAGTGATTTCTACGAGCTGGCTCTATGCTGTATTCTTCTTTCAGTCTCTTTTATGTGTGTTGGGTCCCCATGGAGGCTTTGGGCAACTTCACTGGCCTTCCTTCAAATTCTGCTCACGATCGGACAAGAAACATGTTGACAAGACGGTGTATTTGACAACAGAGTCAACCTCTAGTTATTACCCAGCGCTGAGTAGCTTCAGCGAACCGTCACAAGACATGGAAATCCAGTCGAACACCCACAAAGCGTCACTGTTTCAACACCGAAGATCCCGCTCCCGTGGGCATTATGTGAAAGCGGAAACGCGAAGCGACAGTCCGGAGTCCGATCGCTCTGAAAGGAAGGAGGGTCAGGTTAAATTTTCCGGAGGCAGTGAAATCGGAGAAACAGCTTCGGAAGTCAGAGATGATTGGACAGTGTCGGGAGCTGATGATTCTGTGTTTGATGAACCGAGAGGTTTGACAATTAATGAGTTGGAAGGTCGTTATTTGTCTGTCAAGCCAAGTCCGATTGAAATTCATTTTGCGGAAAGTTTGACTTGA